Proteins co-encoded in one Gracilimonas sp. genomic window:
- a CDS encoding DUF547 domain-containing protein, producing the protein MKKIIFSVLLMAGVLASVNIQAQEGMSADTVNLDAMTYAELSEQMIENLRQGKSTKAIQEKLANVSEKELKASLDSEGERKAFWLNVYNAYVQIILTEDPELFEDRDSVFGYNFFSSPQITIAGKDVSFDDIEHGIIRRSKVKISGGYASNPFPGGYEKKFRWYEVDPRIHFALNCGAAACPYIAAYDPDRVNEQLDITTKQYLEKTTDYYPEENRVVVNKLMSWFRADFGGKSGAVQMLKDYEIIPQDADPSVEFKEYDWTLELGNYKDI; encoded by the coding sequence ATGAAGAAAATAATTTTTAGTGTTTTATTAATGGCAGGAGTGCTGGCCTCTGTCAATATTCAGGCTCAGGAAGGAATGTCGGCAGATACCGTTAACCTGGATGCAATGACTTACGCCGAACTTTCCGAGCAAATGATTGAGAATCTCAGACAAGGCAAATCAACAAAAGCCATTCAGGAAAAACTGGCGAATGTATCCGAAAAAGAGTTAAAGGCAAGCCTGGATTCGGAAGGAGAACGGAAAGCATTTTGGCTGAATGTATATAACGCATACGTGCAAATTATTTTGACTGAAGATCCTGAGTTGTTTGAAGACCGGGATTCGGTATTTGGTTATAACTTTTTCTCATCCCCCCAAATAACCATTGCCGGAAAGGATGTAAGCTTTGATGATATTGAGCATGGCATTATCAGAAGATCCAAAGTTAAAATTTCCGGTGGGTATGCCAGCAATCCATTTCCCGGTGGATATGAAAAGAAATTTCGATGGTATGAAGTTGACCCCCGCATTCACTTTGCACTCAATTGTGGAGCTGCAGCCTGTCCTTACATCGCCGCCTACGATCCTGACCGGGTGAACGAGCAGCTGGACATCACCACGAAACAATACCTGGAAAAAACAACGGACTATTATCCGGAAGAAAACAGGGTAGTCGTAAATAAGCTTATGAGCTGGTTCCGTGCCGACTTTGGTGGAAAAAGCGGAGCTGTACAAATGCTTAAAGATTATGAAATCATACCTCAGGATGCCGATCCTTCCGTTGAATTTAAAGAATACGATTGGACGCTGGAACTGGGTAACTATAAAGATATCTGA
- a CDS encoding BamA/TamA family outer membrane protein, producing the protein MRIYSGVFLLGFILAVFSRPLNAQIKNQALRGFPVIFYTEETSFAAGGLGIYTFDFKNNLNSGKPSQINFGAAYTLEKQLLLYFPYELYLQQNNWRLDGEIGYYRYTYKYYGIGSNTPESNEETYRVNFPRIQINALHKVSRKIYAGVSYWYDRYDMTNIQSGGLLDTNNPTGTAGGTHSGIGISSVFDTRDNIFYTESGSYLELQGLIDQSWTGSDYDFFQLSLDARTFHTNAYDHTLGFNFVSKFTGGNVPFQKLALLGGPKQMRGYLEGRYRDKVYLTTQAEYRVPVYKRFGAVIFASVGNVVQNLSDSPLTNLKWTLGPGLRYMIDENRKVNIRLDAGFGPGVNGFVLTIGEAF; encoded by the coding sequence ATGCGAATTTATTCAGGTGTTTTTCTTCTTGGCTTCATCTTAGCTGTATTTTCAAGACCGCTGAATGCCCAAATTAAAAACCAGGCATTAAGAGGATTTCCTGTTATTTTCTACACCGAAGAAACGAGTTTTGCCGCTGGCGGACTCGGAATCTACACCTTCGATTTTAAAAACAACCTGAATTCCGGCAAACCATCTCAAATCAATTTCGGGGCAGCCTATACTCTGGAAAAACAGCTCCTCCTTTACTTTCCTTATGAGCTTTATCTTCAACAGAATAACTGGCGGCTGGATGGAGAAATAGGATACTATCGATATACCTACAAATATTACGGGATAGGAAGCAACACCCCGGAAAGTAACGAAGAAACCTACCGGGTTAACTTTCCCCGCATTCAGATAAACGCGCTTCATAAGGTCAGCAGAAAAATCTATGCCGGGGTAAGCTATTGGTACGACCGTTACGATATGACTAACATTCAATCCGGAGGCTTACTGGATACCAATAACCCAACAGGAACCGCGGGTGGTACTCATTCCGGCATCGGTATATCATCTGTGTTTGATACAAGAGACAATATTTTCTATACAGAATCCGGAAGCTACCTGGAGCTTCAGGGACTCATAGATCAGTCTTGGACCGGGAGCGATTATGACTTCTTCCAGCTCTCATTGGATGCCCGAACGTTCCATACCAACGCTTACGATCATACCCTCGGGTTTAATTTTGTGAGCAAATTTACCGGTGGCAACGTCCCGTTTCAGAAGCTGGCGTTGCTGGGCGGACCAAAACAAATGCGCGGTTACCTCGAGGGCCGATACCGGGATAAGGTATACCTGACTACTCAAGCTGAATATAGGGTTCCTGTGTATAAACGGTTTGGCGCAGTCATTTTCGCATCTGTGGGGAATGTAGTCCAAAACCTATCAGATTCCCCATTGACAAACCTAAAATGGACCCTTGGCCCGGGATTACGCTACATGATTGATGAAAACCGCAAGGTCAACATTCGGCTGGATGCCGGCTTCGGCCCGGGGGTAAACGGTTTCGTGCTCACCATCGGCGAAGCCTTTTAA
- a CDS encoding ATP-binding protein → MPDTSALIPENEFERALKLSEYDIDYSEIHGKLDDLTRLAAHVAGTPISLINLLDTTTQWTVSKVGLDVLQTPREETVCQYVVLDDESLEVEDMTEDERFKDKEYVKNSPHIKYYYGVPLKTPDGHRIGAMCVMDTDEHDLTPEKESFLKIIANEVITRIEYEHKLKLMRHNVDELKEIQRKVSHDIRGPIGGIIGIAEILRDQAKGEKKEELMQLLELINKGGRSVLDLADEILSDFEDQSQENQLFKNQLTLEVLQKKLEDLYKPQALNKSIDYKIVINNGHQGLTFPKHKLLQIFGNLVSNAIKFTPENGSVEVSLDIKKPDLGLIGVIKDNGVGMSGEQIKEIMGNRGRSTKGTGQERGFGFGFKLAKHLTESINGSLLIESQKNEGTEITVNIPL, encoded by the coding sequence ATGCCTGACACTTCAGCTCTGATCCCTGAAAATGAATTTGAGCGAGCTTTAAAATTATCTGAATATGATATTGACTATTCGGAAATTCACGGAAAATTAGATGATTTAACCCGGCTTGCAGCTCACGTTGCCGGCACTCCCATTTCTCTCATCAACCTGTTGGATACAACCACCCAGTGGACGGTTTCGAAAGTTGGACTTGATGTACTTCAAACTCCCCGGGAAGAAACCGTTTGCCAGTATGTAGTACTGGATGATGAATCATTAGAGGTGGAAGACATGACGGAAGATGAGCGCTTTAAGGATAAAGAGTATGTCAAGAACTCCCCTCATATTAAGTATTACTACGGAGTGCCACTAAAGACTCCGGATGGCCACCGAATCGGAGCTATGTGCGTAATGGATACCGATGAGCATGATCTTACTCCTGAGAAAGAATCATTTCTGAAAATCATTGCCAATGAGGTCATCACGCGAATTGAGTATGAGCATAAGCTGAAGCTGATGCGCCACAACGTGGATGAGCTTAAGGAAATACAGCGCAAAGTAAGTCATGATATCCGTGGGCCCATTGGAGGTATCATTGGTATTGCTGAAATCCTTCGCGACCAGGCCAAGGGTGAAAAGAAAGAAGAGCTCATGCAACTTCTGGAACTCATCAACAAAGGCGGCAGATCCGTTTTAGATCTGGCGGATGAAATATTGAGTGACTTTGAAGATCAATCACAGGAAAATCAACTCTTCAAAAATCAGCTTACCCTCGAAGTTCTGCAAAAGAAGCTCGAAGACCTATATAAACCACAGGCACTCAACAAGTCCATAGATTATAAAATCGTGATTAATAATGGGCATCAGGGACTTACTTTTCCCAAGCATAAATTACTCCAGATATTCGGAAACCTGGTTTCCAATGCGATCAAATTCACCCCGGAAAATGGAAGCGTGGAAGTGAGTCTGGATATCAAAAAACCGGACTTGGGGCTTATCGGTGTGATCAAAGATAATGGCGTTGGAATGTCCGGTGAACAAATAAAAGAGATTATGGGCAACCGGGGACGTTCAACAAAGGGAACCGGACAAGAGCGGGGCTTCGGATTTGGATTCAAGCTGGCCAAACACCTGACTGAATCCATAAATGGTTCTCTGTTAATTGAATCCCAAAAGAATGAGGGAACAGAAATCACCGTAAACATCCCTCTTTAG
- a CDS encoding DEAD/DEAH box helicase — MSSFKELGLSPEICQAVEDLGFETPTEVQSRAIPTILASQRDLIALAQTGTGKTGAFGMPVLQQVDANSNNVQVLVLSPTRELAIQIAKDLKSFAKHQKGIKTVAVYGGANISTQIRALNNGCQVVIGTPGRMLDLIRRRKLDVTNVRSLVLDEADEMLNMGFQDDLDAILADTPQGKQTLLFSATMPKQISKMARKYMNNPEEIEVNARNSGALNVEHHYYMVHAKDRYDALKRIADVNPDIYGIIFCRTRRETSEVASKLSKEGYNADLLNGDLSQAQRDEVMNRFRTKELQLLVATDVAARGLDVDNLTHVINYNLPDDLEVYIHRSGRTGRAGNSGIAVSIIHTREMGRIRALEKMSGKEFIKQDVPKGEEVCGVRMMDMVDKLKATEVNEKQIEKYLPQVYEKLADLGWQELIQHFVSMEFNQILEYYQEAGDINASAGRSKNNNNRNNPSRKNNGRSNSGGSGRHAEEGFTRYFLNVGNRDGLNPARLMGVVNEQLNGKKPNFGKIDIQNNFSFFEVEEGFDAKLFDAVNGTQFEGRDLSVELAKPDSNGSGSSSKGSSSGSYKGKGKGGSKSKRGNRKSKGDEPFSKSKGGRIKKKRSPEVYA, encoded by the coding sequence ATGTCATCGTTCAAAGAACTGGGCTTATCGCCCGAAATATGCCAAGCCGTTGAAGATCTTGGCTTTGAAACCCCAACCGAAGTACAGTCCAGGGCTATCCCTACCATTCTGGCTTCTCAGCGCGACCTGATTGCGCTTGCCCAAACCGGAACGGGTAAAACCGGCGCTTTTGGTATGCCTGTACTTCAACAGGTTGATGCCAACTCAAACAATGTGCAGGTACTGGTGTTATCACCAACCCGCGAGCTGGCTATTCAAATTGCCAAAGACCTTAAGTCTTTCGCCAAGCATCAAAAAGGAATTAAAACAGTGGCCGTGTATGGTGGAGCTAATATCTCTACCCAAATTCGCGCACTTAACAACGGATGCCAGGTTGTAATCGGAACTCCGGGCAGAATGCTGGACCTGATTCGCCGCCGTAAACTGGACGTAACCAACGTACGTTCTCTGGTACTTGATGAAGCTGATGAAATGCTGAATATGGGCTTCCAGGATGATCTGGATGCTATTTTAGCGGACACTCCCCAAGGAAAACAAACGTTGCTGTTTTCAGCTACCATGCCGAAGCAGATTTCCAAAATGGCTCGGAAATACATGAACAATCCTGAAGAGATTGAAGTAAACGCCCGCAACTCAGGTGCCCTCAATGTGGAGCACCATTATTACATGGTTCACGCCAAAGACCGGTATGATGCCCTCAAACGAATTGCGGATGTAAATCCTGATATCTATGGGATTATTTTTTGCCGAACACGACGCGAAACTTCTGAAGTGGCATCCAAGCTTTCGAAAGAAGGATATAATGCTGATTTACTGAATGGAGATTTATCACAAGCGCAGCGCGATGAAGTGATGAACCGGTTCCGCACCAAGGAACTCCAGTTGCTGGTAGCTACAGATGTAGCCGCACGTGGACTTGATGTCGATAACCTGACGCACGTTATCAACTACAACCTGCCGGATGATCTGGAAGTGTATATTCACCGAAGTGGCCGTACTGGTCGCGCAGGGAATAGCGGTATTGCCGTTTCCATTATTCACACCCGTGAAATGGGCAGAATTCGTGCGCTGGAAAAAATGTCCGGAAAGGAATTCATCAAGCAGGATGTTCCAAAAGGAGAAGAAGTATGCGGAGTCCGCATGATGGATATGGTGGACAAGCTGAAGGCTACCGAAGTCAACGAAAAGCAGATTGAGAAGTATCTGCCTCAGGTGTATGAGAAATTAGCGGACCTTGGCTGGCAGGAACTGATTCAACATTTTGTTTCCATGGAATTCAACCAGATTCTGGAATATTACCAGGAAGCAGGCGATATCAATGCCTCAGCCGGTAGATCAAAGAATAATAACAACCGTAATAACCCTTCCCGTAAGAACAATGGAAGAAGTAATTCCGGCGGAAGCGGAAGACATGCTGAAGAAGGGTTTACCCGATACTTCCTGAATGTTGGTAACCGTGACGGACTTAATCCGGCCCGTTTGATGGGAGTTGTGAACGAGCAGCTGAATGGCAAGAAGCCGAATTTTGGCAAAATCGATATTCAGAATAACTTCTCTTTCTTTGAAGTGGAAGAAGGTTTTGATGCCAAGTTATTCGATGCTGTAAACGGAACTCAGTTTGAAGGCCGTGATCTTTCCGTAGAATTGGCCAAGCCTGATAGTAACGGATCCGGATCTTCTTCAAAAGGATCGTCATCCGGAAGCTATAAAGGAAAAGGGAAAGGCGGTTCCAAATCCAAAAGAGGAAATCGCAAGTCTAAAGGTGATGAGCCTTTTTCGAAATCCAAGGGTGGAAGAATCAAGAAAAAGCGCAGCCCGGAAGTTTACGCTTAA
- a CDS encoding ATP-binding protein: MKDFISILFIEETEQSNQEVKLRLEQSDFSVIPFSQNSVESLGVLLQAHKWDLIIADIDKEDLDLSYTLDILDQQEFITPLVLIGSEIKNDVLYDAMAAGVQDYVAKDNPDRLLPVVAKEIRNLRKQRKYTQTATKNQIFDRILKKSTNEVFLMDPMNLKVIYANDTLLDNLGYTEEELYDLSAKDLIASYDIRNVFEKIAPLYRGEENSTTFQFDRKRKDGSTYPVEIHVEVTQEDTRQLLMGISFDISRQVEDAKIIEKQKQKTRELELNNKYKSQFFANVSHEMRTILNSTLLLTNILKENRYENLNDDQLEYLQTIYHSNNSVLELLNEVLDLSKIEAGKIEVRLDEVEISDVCERAERLFKPIAWEKNLSFECSLNGIANNILKTDRLRLDQVLNNLISNAIKFTEHGSVRLEIVKANSDRAKQNGDRIAFKVHDTGIGIPDERQKHIFKSYVQAEGSSTEKRFGGTGLGLAISKEIANLLGGDITLESEPGNGSCFTLFLPSDSSDELAQQAKKGKLRIESKPDVESPLVEFPELETDKSQGTVLLVDDSSIHNMALKEFLGFSINKCITAESAGEAYEVLRQEIVDCIILDMYLPDADGKEVLDKLKSNGNYKNIPVIIYSGKSLAKSEEEELLKKADAVVQKNVNSYRKLLETVLERIG; the protein is encoded by the coding sequence ATGAAAGACTTCATTTCGATTTTATTTATTGAGGAAACCGAACAGTCAAATCAAGAGGTCAAACTAAGATTAGAGCAGTCTGATTTTTCGGTTATCCCATTTTCCCAAAACAGTGTAGAAAGCCTGGGGGTTTTACTTCAAGCCCATAAGTGGGATCTCATTATTGCCGACATTGATAAAGAAGACCTCGACCTGTCTTATACACTTGATATTCTGGATCAACAAGAATTTATCACTCCCCTTGTTTTGATCGGATCTGAAATTAAGAATGATGTGCTATACGATGCCATGGCTGCAGGAGTGCAGGACTACGTAGCTAAAGACAATCCAGACCGCTTGCTCCCCGTGGTAGCTAAGGAAATCAGGAACCTGCGCAAGCAAAGAAAATACACCCAAACAGCTACCAAAAACCAGATTTTCGACCGGATTCTTAAGAAGAGTACGAATGAAGTTTTTCTTATGGATCCCATGAATCTTAAAGTTATTTATGCCAACGATACGCTTCTGGATAACCTTGGATATACTGAAGAGGAGCTTTATGATCTTTCCGCAAAAGATTTAATTGCTTCTTATGATATACGAAACGTTTTCGAGAAGATAGCCCCCCTATATCGCGGAGAAGAAAATTCCACCACTTTTCAGTTCGATCGCAAAAGAAAAGATGGTTCTACCTATCCCGTGGAGATACACGTTGAGGTTACACAGGAAGATACCCGGCAGCTTTTAATGGGTATAAGTTTTGATATTTCCCGACAGGTGGAAGATGCTAAAATCATAGAAAAGCAAAAGCAGAAGACCCGGGAACTGGAGTTAAACAATAAGTACAAGTCGCAGTTTTTTGCCAATGTAAGCCATGAAATGCGAACCATTCTTAATTCAACTCTTCTGCTTACCAACATCCTGAAAGAGAACCGTTATGAGAACCTGAATGATGATCAGTTAGAATACTTACAGACTATTTATCACTCCAACAACAGCGTTCTTGAACTCCTGAATGAGGTTCTTGATTTGTCCAAAATTGAAGCCGGAAAAATTGAGGTACGGCTTGATGAGGTTGAAATTTCTGATGTTTGCGAACGTGCCGAACGTTTATTCAAACCCATTGCTTGGGAGAAAAACCTGTCATTTGAATGTAGCCTCAATGGAATTGCCAACAACATCCTTAAGACCGACCGACTTCGACTCGACCAGGTTTTAAACAACCTGATATCAAACGCTATTAAGTTTACGGAACACGGCAGCGTACGACTTGAAATAGTAAAGGCTAACAGTGATCGGGCAAAACAAAACGGCGACAGGATTGCCTTTAAAGTTCATGACACCGGTATTGGCATCCCTGATGAAAGGCAAAAGCATATTTTTAAAAGCTATGTTCAAGCTGAAGGTTCATCCACTGAAAAAAGATTTGGTGGTACGGGACTTGGGCTGGCCATCTCAAAAGAGATTGCGAACCTTTTGGGAGGTGACATCACACTTGAAAGCGAGCCCGGCAATGGCAGCTGCTTCACCCTGTTTCTCCCTTCCGACAGTAGTGATGAACTTGCTCAGCAGGCTAAAAAAGGCAAGTTAAGAATTGAGAGTAAACCTGATGTTGAAAGTCCGCTGGTAGAATTCCCTGAACTGGAAACCGATAAGTCTCAGGGCACCGTATTATTAGTGGACGACAGCAGTATTCATAATATGGCCTTAAAGGAATTTTTAGGCTTTAGTATTAACAAGTGCATCACAGCAGAGTCGGCCGGAGAAGCCTACGAAGTACTCCGACAAGAAATTGTGGACTGCATAATCCTGGATATGTACCTGCCGGATGCCGACGGAAAAGAAGTACTGGACAAGCTTAAGTCAAACGGGAACTATAAGAATATTCCCGTCATCATTTATTCCGGAAAAAGCTTAGCTAAATCAGAAGAAGAAGAACTCCTGAAAAAAGCTGATGCTGTGGTTCAGAAGAATGTAAACAGCTACCGTAAATTATTGGAAACTGTGCTTGAAAGAATTGGGTGA
- a CDS encoding response regulator: MSKIKALVVDDSKIMRSQVKRALDQLLIADFEFEEAMDGEDALGKFNDDIDMLFVDWNMPKMTGVELARAIRDKGYADIPIIMVTAEKSMGKVDKALNEGGANEYITKPFTADKMSKAISRYIDEEGNIKKEEAEEEKKSFFSSILNA; this comes from the coding sequence ATGAGTAAGATAAAAGCACTTGTTGTTGATGATTCAAAAATTATGAGGAGCCAGGTAAAGCGAGCTCTTGATCAACTGTTGATTGCTGATTTTGAATTTGAAGAAGCAATGGATGGAGAGGATGCACTCGGGAAATTCAACGATGACATTGATATGCTGTTTGTTGATTGGAACATGCCCAAAATGACCGGCGTTGAACTCGCCCGTGCTATTCGGGACAAAGGCTATGCTGATATCCCCATTATCATGGTAACAGCCGAAAAATCGATGGGTAAAGTGGATAAGGCTTTAAATGAAGGCGGTGCCAACGAATATATCACCAAGCCTTTTACAGCCGATAAAATGTCGAAGGCTATAAGCCGGTACATCGATGAGGAAGGAAACATTAAGAAAGAAGAAGCTGAAGAAGAGAAGAAGAGCTTCTTTAGCAGCATTCTAAATGCCTAA
- a CDS encoding chemotaxis protein CheX, producing the protein MIAEQLSKADKIPGEIVDIVQESVINTFTSICGGTPECVEQLDQSGPLNGIIGNIAVFNAEHTFSLMIAIPKETALQISNSFLGMELPFESHDMGDLIAEISNILAGEVAANIERVGFRGQSSLPTATRGSDLTLFMPNKPPSAKMKFSSDCGEFMLNMALSESR; encoded by the coding sequence ATGATCGCAGAACAGCTAAGCAAAGCAGATAAAATCCCGGGCGAGATCGTTGACATCGTACAGGAATCAGTTATTAATACCTTTACTTCCATTTGTGGAGGTACTCCCGAATGTGTGGAGCAATTGGATCAAAGCGGCCCACTGAATGGCATCATCGGGAACATTGCGGTATTCAATGCCGAGCACACCTTTTCGTTGATGATCGCTATACCAAAAGAAACGGCATTGCAAATTTCGAATTCTTTTCTGGGTATGGAGCTTCCTTTTGAAAGCCACGATATGGGAGATTTAATTGCAGAGATATCAAATATCCTTGCAGGAGAAGTAGCTGCTAATATTGAGCGGGTGGGTTTTCGAGGTCAGTCTTCGCTGCCAACAGCAACCCGTGGAAGTGACCTGACGCTATTTATGCCAAACAAACCCCCTTCAGCCAAAATGAAATTTTCCAGCGACTGCGGCGAGTTTATGCTGAACATGGCGCTGAGTGAATCCAGATAA